CTTTTAGAGCTTTTTCTACTCTATCTTTTAATTCTGTTTTATTTTTGATACCTTTTAATTTTAAACCAAATGCAATATTTTCGAAAATTGACATAGGAAAAGCGGTAGGTTTTTGAAAAACCATACCAACTCTATCTCTTAACTCTATCAAATCTATTTTGGGATCCAAAATATTTGTATCATCAATAAAAATTTCACCTTCGTATCGATTATTTGCATATAAATCATGCATGCGGTTAAAACACCTTGCAAGCGTAGTTTTGCCGGATCCAGATGGTCCAATGAGTGCCAAAATCGTGTTTTCTTTCACGCAAAAATTTAGATCTTTTAAAGCAATCTTGTTGCCATAATAAAAATTAAAATTCCTTACATCAATTTTTTGTTTCCCATCGATTTTACAAATATATTTCAACGACTAAACCTCCAATAAGAAAACAATCTACTTGCAATATTAAATAACAAAACGCTAAAAGTCAAAATTATTGCGGCAGCCCATGCTAAATGATGCCAGCTATCATATGGTCCCATAGCGTAATCATACATTGTTACAGTTAGAGTTGCTATAGGTTTGTTTAGTTTGTAACTTTCAAAATTACTGTTAAATGATGTAAACAAAAGCGGAGCCGTCTCACCTAAAATTCGCGAGATAGCAAGCAATATAACACTTACTATACCAACAATAGCTTCTTTTGCTACAACTTTAAAAATTACTATGTACTTTGGTGCCCCAAGTGCATAAGCTGCTTCTCTCAACTCATTTGGCACAAGCTTTAATATATTATCTATAGAGCTTATTACAATTGGTATCATAAGCAAAGCAAGCGCAATAGAACCTGCAATAACAGAAAAGCCACCCATTGGCACAACGACCAAAGCATAAACAAAAATACCTATTATTATGGAAGGAATACTTGTCATCGCATCAGAAACATTCCTAATAACATTAGATAAAAAACTATCTTTGCCATATTCACTCAAATATATACCACCAAGTATGCCAGTTGGTATACCAAGCAGTGATGCTAAACCTACAACTTCCAATTGGCCCAAAATAGCAAACTTTAAACCACCACCTTCATCTCCAGGTGATACAGCATTTTGTGTAAACACAGACCAGTTAATATAATGAAAGCCCTTTTCAATTAAACTGACA
The sequence above is drawn from the Desulfurella sp. genome and encodes:
- the pstA gene encoding phosphate ABC transporter permease PstA, which produces MRKRKIKNYIGLSISTISAFIGLFFLFWIIVSLIEKGFHYINWSVFTQNAVSPGDEGGGLKFAILGQLEVVGLASLLGIPTGILGGIYLSEYGKDSFLSNVIRNVSDAMTSIPSIIIGIFVYALVVVPMGGFSVIAGSIALALLMIPIVISSIDNILKLVPNELREAAYALGAPKYIVIFKVVAKEAIVGIVSVILLAISRILGETAPLLFTSFNSNFESYKLNKPIATLTVTMYDYAMGPYDSWHHLAWAAAIILTFSVLLFNIASRLFSYWRFSR
- the pstB gene encoding phosphate ABC transporter ATP-binding protein PstB, encoding MKYICKIDGKQKIDVRNFNFYYGNKIALKDLNFCVKENTILALIGPSGSGKTTLARCFNRMHDLYANNRYEGEIFIDDTNILDPKIDLIELRDRVGMVFQKPTAFPMSIFENIAFGLKLKGIKNKTELKDRVEKALKDAALWDEVKDRLDKLATNLSGGQQQRLCIARAIAVNPEVLVFDESTASLDPISTSKIEDLMVELSKKLTIIAVTHNLQQAARVSEYTLFLMDGEVIEYDKTNIMFTNPKDKKTQDYIMGRFG